Below is a genomic region from Rhinolophus sinicus isolate RSC01 linkage group LG11, ASM3656204v1, whole genome shotgun sequence.
cctgccatgCGCTTGGCTCACGGGCTGGATGTATGGTTCCCCGGCAGCTCCACGCCCCCGGGTCTCCTGGTACCCCCGGAGCCTCAGGCCTCACCCTCGGCCCTGCCCCTGACCTTAGAATTGCCCTCGCCAGTGACGCCCCCTTCAGAGGAGGTGGCTGTGGCCGCGGTCTCCacaccacccccgccccccgtgGAGCCCCTGTGGCCCGAGCCGTCTAAGTGGCGAAAACCCACGGGCACTCCGGTGCCCCGAATCTGCGATCTGCTGGAGGCAAGCCATCGCGGCCAGGGCGACCTTCCGAGCCTCCGTCCACTGCCTCCACCGCCCCGGCAACTAACCGAAGAGGATCCCGACTCTGTCCCGAGGGCCCTATCCCTGACTCCGCCACCCTTGGAGCCGCGGAAGACGCCACCACCGCCACCTTCCTACCGGCAGCCCCTGGACCGCAAAATCAGTTCTGCTCTGGTCACATCTGCTGCAACCCCCACAGAAAGCCAGCTCGGGCGCGGCAGCGAGGGCCAGACGGCAGACGAGGCCCGCGGAGGGGCGCCGCCCCAATCGGGAGAGGGCGAAATGGCCCGCCCTGCCGCCTCGGAGCCCGGCCTGAGTCTACTGTGTAAAGTCACCTTCAAGTCGGGTCCCCCTTTACCTCCTGCGGCAGCGTCGAATTCCTTAGCCTCCAAAGCCTCACTTCGGGGCGGCGGAGGCGGGGGATTCTTCTCCGCCTCGGGCGCCATCTCTTACGCTGAAGCCCTGAAGCAGGGGCCTCTGGCTCCTGGGGCTGCTTGTCCCCTAGGAGAGGTCCCTCGGGGGACCCAGGAAGCAGAGGGCGGTAATGGAGACGGCGAGGGGCGTGCTAGACCCCCATCGGTGCCTGCATCCCACGCCCGGGCCCTTCCGCCGTCACCCTACACCACCTTCCCAGGATCAAAGCCCAAATTTGACTGGGTGAGTCCTCCTGATGGTCCTGAACGCCACTTCCGCTTCAACGGATCTAGCAGAGGCATCGGGTCGCCCCGACGGCGCGCGGCTGCGTTCTCAGGGCCATGGGGCTCCCCGCCGCCTCCGTCAGTGCAGATGCACCCAATTCCCGGGCCCCGGAGGCCTGCACACGCCCTGCTGGCGCCGCCTATGTTCATCTTTCCAGCGCCCACCAATAGCGAGCCTGTGCGCCCCGGGACTCCCGGCCCACAGGAGTTGCCGCCGCCGCCGACGCCACCACCCACGCCGCCTCCCGCACCGCCGCCCATACCGCCGCAGCCACCAGTGCTCCAGCCAACGCCGCTGCCTGCGGCTCTCCAGCCCACCCCAGGCCGGGGCTATTTGGAGTCCGCGCTGGCTCCCGCCCCGGCTCCCGCCCCGCCTTTCGCCTTAGCTGCGGACCAGACCCTGGCCCCGGCCCCAGCCCCGGCCCCAGCCCTATCCCCAACTCCAGCTCCCACCATGGCCGTGCCATCGCCGCCTGCGCCCGCGCCCATCAAGGCCCGCACGCGTAGAAACAAGGGTCCCCGCTCTGCCCGGGGCACGACCCGTGAGGATGGCGCGCCTGGAGATGGTCCTCGCGAACTGACAGCCGCCACCGTGACTGACAGTGGCGGTGGAggaaatggtggtggtggggctaTTCTGGCTGGGACGGCCAATACAGGTGCCACGCGCCACTGGCCACCCTTCCAGGTGCTTAACTCTTGTCCCTGCAAGTGTTACTGCCGCCACCAGCCGCGCCATCGCCGCTTGCCACGCAACGTGTCTGCTTGGTGAGGGAAGGTCCTGAATAGTCAGTCTTTCAGTCCTTTGGAGTCCTGATCCCAGCTGACCCTTGACCTTTTCCTTGGCTGCATCTCAAACCCAGCGAGGGGCCAAGTTTTCAGGACCACTGACAGGAGAGGGTACACCTTGGCCCAGCCCCTTGGTATCCAGACCTCCAAGCTGACCCCTGGCTGTCTTGAGCCATCAGGGAGGGAAGCTGGTCCCAGCTGGCCTGACCATCTTCATGGCCTTGACACTTGTGCTTGAGAGCACCAAGAGTGACCATGTCCCAAACCCTTCAGGGATGGAAGGGGAGGAGATGACTGACTTCTGGAACCAAACGGATATAAACGCAGCCTCCAAAGCCCCTGGTCTAGCCCCTCAGactttcccctccctccagcctttAGTAATTCTGATTCGGGACCTAAGGTTGTGACCGCCAGAGGGCACTAATGCCTCAGTCCTTGTACCCCTAGTGATTACTCCCAAGTCCTCAGATCCAAGGGAGACGTTCACTGCATCATCGTtacccgccccccccaccccccaaacactAAATCTCAGGACCAGTCACCAGGGTTTGTCTGACCCCAGCACCTGAGGACTCTGAATCACTAGGAGACCCTCTGCCCTGGACCCCTTGGGGCTCAGCTGGGGTGCGGCCCCTTTCCTATTTCAAGTAAATACAGCCCTGCCCTAGACTGCCTTTGGGATATTCAGACATGGCCCCTTAGACAGATGGGGGAAGTGAAGCCTAGAAGTGGTAAGGGCCTGGCCACGTAGCCAGTCCCTGCTGACTCTGCCTTCCCTCTAGGCTGAGCACGCCCACCAACCACCTGAGTGAGCCGTCCTGGGTTGCCACCATCAAGCTGGCCGGCTCCCTGGTAGCCGGGCTAGAGCACTACGATTTGCAGGCCACCCATTCCAACTGAGTGCAGTCTGTTCAATGGCCTCCGCCTTCCTCTCCTTGACAATAAAAGAAACATCCAGATGCTTAGCTGCCTGTCAAGTCATCTGCTAAGGACTcaagaggtggggtggggcagggcagaggtCTCCATGCAAGCACCACATCCTGGAAACAGTAAGGAGGCTGGACCCAGAGCAGCAGTAATGGAGGTTCCATTCATCTAGCATCCAGACTGATATGCCCAAGGGTAAGATGGTCTCATTCCCCTTATTACCATCAGCCCCATTTCTGAGCTGATCTGGTGCCAAGCTCAAAGGTTCAgcacaatcactttggaaaataggagtgatcattcccattttacagctggggaaactgactCTGGAAGAATTGAAAAATCCCACAATTGACTTAGCTGGATTTGGACTCTACCTTAATGAAACACTTTCTTGTGAATTTCAAGGCAAGAAACATAGGCTGGAAGTATGAGAGGTCATAAGTCACAACACTGGCTCAGAAAAGGTGGGAATCAGGGCAAGTTCACACCAGGGCTCATGTCTTTCATCCCACAGAAGTCTCAAACTAGTAGCCCGCACATGGGTTCCATTTCACGTCATTTAAAAAACTGGTTTAATTCAttgctaactttttaaaattgggacATTTCATCCTTTTTGCTAAAAAACTCTGGTGCCTTGGCCTGGCCCTCCTGTGTGTCCACAGCTGGGTGCAACAGTCCCTCTACTCAGGGGCATGTGTTTCGTACCCTGAGCAAAGGCCACTGGACAGAGTCTGACCCCTAATGACCCTCAAACTTCCAAGTTCTTCAGAGATGGGACTTATCTCCCCACCATTCCACCCAGGGAGACAAACACCTAGGAAAGAGAATGTCCATCCAGCTTTATTGGAGGGAACCCTGCACTACAACTGCTTTTAATAATGcaagccctgccccaccccagtgCCTGCTGGGTTCAGACGATCATCTCCAGCTGCCGGGCATACTCGATGACCTGTTTGGCCAGCTCCGTGGAGGGGATGGTGGTATCTTCTGGCTTCTGCTGCTGGCTTGCAAAGCTGTAGTAGTTGTTGAGGCCCAGGACCCACCCTCGCTGCAGAAAGGGAGGGATGACAGATGGGTGGGGAGTCACAcaggctccctccccaccccagaaaaCCAGCACTTATCCATGTGGACCACTGGCTCCCTTTCTTTACCAACTGTACTCTACCCACACAACTCTAGGCAAgtaacttcacctctctgtgcctcagtttctctacgTTTGAGTCCAGGACCCTAATATGCTTCTCTAGGTCTGCTGTGAGGATTCAGTCAATACCTGTAAAGTGCTGAGCAGAGTGTTTGGTCCAGAGTAAACAATCACTAACTATCAACCATCACCATCACTCAAGTTCAGTTTCACCTCTTCCAGCTTGGTCTTGACCCTCCTCAGTGACTGAGTTACCGCACCCCATGCACCAGCATCTCCAGGGGCACTGCGCCTGCACAAATACCTCAGACCAAATGAAGCTAAGTCTTGTGGGGAAAAGCTGCAACCTCTAAGGAATTCTGATAAGGATAACAGCCAAGACTTGTGTCCACCTCCACCTGGTGCCAGCTGCTATGCTAACTTCATCCCACATGTTAAATTCTAGCTCCATTCTATAgatggaaactgaagctcagagaagttctgcaacttgcctgaggtcacacagctggattTAAACCTGGGCAGCCTTGCTCCAGTGTTCCTCTAGGCCACCCTCACAGCTGTTAGTAAGGGTACCCTGTGGCCCCACGACCCCTTGCCCTGCACCCCAGCCACCTTTTTGGCGTAGTCCGTCATCTTTTTGGGTGTATTGAAGAAGAGGATCCGGGTGGCCTCAGTGAAGAGGATTTTCTCATAGGCCTTCTCGATGCACCCAGCAATCTCATCCCTGGGGGAAGATGAGGTTCTCATTACTGAGCACAAACAGTGCTCCAGGCCGTCCTCCCTGGCCTGACATGTGTGAGCTCTGACCTTCACTTCCGCACTGACTGCTGGAATATGTTATCTGCCCTATTTAAgccacagaggctcagagaaagaaggaaaagctttATCAGAGCTGCAAAGCCAGGGCCACAACAGGGTCCACTCCAGGTCTCTCCGTCTTCCAGGCCCAAACTCTGAATTCTACTCCCAGCCACGAGGACTTCAGGCTGTCTGAAAACCAGCCTGGGATTCCCATAAGGGGCTCTCTTCACATAACAGCCTCCCCACAAGGGTGCTTCCCCCACTTCCAGATCTGATCCAGAGGGGGGGCGCTCCTTGCATCCCTGCTCAGAGGCATTATGATTGACACTGAAGTAGAAAACCAACAAGGCATCCGTGACTGAAACGGCAGAATGTGTTCGCTTGGGGAAAACAACGACCAGGAAGTGCATCTGCTTCTAAGGTGGTTTATCTCTTAAACCTCTGCCAAGTGATAGGTATGTGCGCACTCGTTTTTTTTACTTCCTGTTCATTTTGGAGAgccaaaatatttcataattaaaaataaacccacaaaactaccctcctcacccccaccagcTCTCTCAGCTTGGCTTTTTTATCCGAGGAATGGAAACCCATCTGAAGCTGGTGCTCTGCACCACCTGGACAACCTTTTACTCCTCAAGGGACTTGTAAATGTCATGTCGACCTGCCCACGTGATGTCACCTATGCAGAGCAACCTGAGGAGCTAGCAGGATTTGATGGCCCCATTCTaaagaaggggaaactgaggactcCAGTCTGGGTGACCTGATGTGCAGTCAGGTTCCTGGGCTGGAGCACTTCTAAAAAAGGCAGCAAGGTCCTTGTCTGCTGAGCACTGGGTGCCAAGTCCATGCTCCAGGTCTGACATGTATAGGCACATGCGCAGACAGCCCAGAATGAGATGAGGGCTGTTTTCTACAATCTTATGACCAGTTCCAGTTCATAGAAAAGGAGAACTGCCAGCCTCCAGACCATACTGGCCAGAATGGGATTCAACTAAGGGCCACCTGACTCTGGATTCCAAGCTCTTTCAGAACCCCACAGGGCCTCAGTCCCCCCTACGCACCTGATAGTGTCAAGCAGGATATCGATGAAGAAGGTATAGCTCTCAGCAGGGATGTTGCCTTTGGCCAGGAACACCTTGTTGTAGCTGCCCTCCATCAGGTACTACAGCGGTCAGGGGTGGGGAAGACGAGAGGATGAGGAAGCAGCTGAGTGGCACCTACCTGCTGAGGCCTCACCATACTCCG
It encodes:
- the GGN gene encoding gametogenetin → MGNVQSESSAGGSSRKEQASDLSSDSRRTSMAEPEVTPSSPAMRLAHGLDVWFPGSSTPPGLLVPPEPQASPSALPLTLELPSPVTPPSEEVAVAAVSTPPPPPVEPLWPEPSKWRKPTGTPVPRICDLLEASHRGQGDLPSLRPLPPPPRQLTEEDPDSVPRALSLTPPPLEPRKTPPPPPSYRQPLDRKISSALVTSAATPTESQLGRGSEGQTADEARGGAPPQSGEGEMARPAASEPGLSLLCKVTFKSGPPLPPAAASNSLASKASLRGGGGGGFFSASGAISYAEALKQGPLAPGAACPLGEVPRGTQEAEGGNGDGEGRARPPSVPASHARALPPSPYTTFPGSKPKFDWVSPPDGPERHFRFNGSSRGIGSPRRRAAAFSGPWGSPPPPSVQMHPIPGPRRPAHALLAPPMFIFPAPTNSEPVRPGTPGPQELPPPPTPPPTPPPAPPPIPPQPPVLQPTPLPAALQPTPGRGYLESALAPAPAPAPPFALAADQTLAPAPAPAPALSPTPAPTMAVPSPPAPAPIKARTRRNKGPRSARGTTREDGAPGDGPRELTAATVTDSGGGGNGGGGAILAGTANTGATRHWPPFQVLNSCPCKCYCRHQPRHRRLPRNVSAWLSTPTNHLSEPSWVATIKLAGSLVAGLEHYDLQATHSN